The nucleotide sequence AGTCATTGGTTCACCCACTCTCCTTGTCTCCCTTGTCTCTCTTGTCTCCCCTCTCCCAACTCAGCCCATCATTTCAAAACTGACAGACTACTACTTCCGTGTTTGAAACGTTGCGCCAGTGGTGTTAACGTGTAGGACTTCGACCGTGGCGGCGATTCCTTCTTTTTGCCATGCTGTTTGCATTTCTTGAGCAACAGATGGGGCATCCCCCATACTAGTAATCGCCAGTATGGTTGGACCGGCACCGCTAATCGCAACGCCATAAGCGCCTGCTGTGAGGGCAGCTGCTTCTACCGCCGTATAGCCAGTAATAAGTTGTTGACGATAGGGTTGGTGCAGTTGGTCTTGCATTCCCACTCGTAACCAATCCCCCCGTCCCGTTTCGATCGCGCGTAATAATAACCCCAGGTGTGCGGCATTAAAAATAGCAACATCACGAGAAAATTGTGAAGGTAACACGGCTCGCGCGGCTTCAGTAGAGAGTTCAAAGTTCGGAATTGCCACCACGGGGACTAATTTTTCTGACCAAGGAATTTCTGCAATTTCCCAATCCTTCTCGGTGGGGACAGCTAAACGACAACCGCCCAGAAAGGCGGGGACAATATTATCGGGATGTCCTTCTAGCGCGATCGCGCTTCGTAATAAATCACGATCTTCTAATGGATGTCCGGCAAACGTATTGGCTGCTAGCAACCCCCCGACAATTGCCGTTGCTGAACTGCCTAAGCCCCGCGAGAGAGGCACTCCTAACTCAATCTCGATTTTAATAGGAGGGGGGGTTTCACCAAAATCCTCATAGAATTGACTGAACGCTCGATAAAGTAAATTATTCGTGTTGGTACTCACCCCTGCTGCTTCTTGGCCCTGAACAATAATCTCAACTGGAGAAGTGCCAGCTGCTTGTTTTGTAAACTGAAACCAATTATGAAGGCTTAAAGCAACTCCTAGACAATCAAACCCTGGTCCGAGGTTAGCAGTTGTCGCGGGAACTTGCACAGTCACTTGAGAAAAAGCCATATTGTCTTAAATTTAAACCAATCGGATCATACTATATCAATTTTTGATAACCGACTCGTAACCAGATATTTTTAGAACTATGGAACGCGCTACCGCTTGGTGGGAAAAAGGAATTGCAGTGATTGCTGTGCTAAGTTTACTTATTTCTTTTTTTAACTTAACTTATGTGCCACTACGGGATCTTTATTTGCAATATTTTCCAGCAATTGTTGAACATTATGATCCTCTCAAGGGCATCAGTCCTCATCCGTTTACTCAAAACTATTTAGAAACCGTTCATCAGCTAGAGAATACATTTTCTTCACAGGACAGATTAAGTCCTAAAAGTAAGGAACTTTTAAGCACTCTCCGTGACGAAAGTGAAGAAATGATTGACAATAATCCTTTTTTAGTTGCAGGAAAATTTGGTACGTTTGCTCGGGTAAAACGCTTGTTTCGAGAACATACCGGAGAACTGACTGCTGATCAGGGATTAAGTCAATTCTGGAGTGAAGATAATTTTCAAAAAAATGGACAAGCAGAACTCGACTATTTCCAAGAAAGAATTGCACCTCTTTTAGCCACTAACTACTATCGG is from Cyanobacteria bacterium GSL.Bin1 and encodes:
- a CDS encoding homoserine kinase translates to MAFSQVTVQVPATTANLGPGFDCLGVALSLHNWFQFTKQAAGTSPVEIIVQGQEAAGVSTNTNNLLYRAFSQFYEDFGETPPPIKIEIELGVPLSRGLGSSATAIVGGLLAANTFAGHPLEDRDLLRSAIALEGHPDNIVPAFLGGCRLAVPTEKDWEIAEIPWSEKLVPVVAIPNFELSTEAARAVLPSQFSRDVAIFNAAHLGLLLRAIETGRGDWLRVGMQDQLHQPYRQQLITGYTAVEAAALTAGAYGVAISGAGPTILAITSMGDAPSVAQEMQTAWQKEGIAATVEVLHVNTTGATFQTRK